CAGACCCTTTGCTAACACCATTTGCATCACGCATTATCTGTCAAACAAATCCAGTTAGTTATAATCATATATCAGTAAGAAACAAAAGTGAAGGAAAAAAGGTGGATGACATGAATCACCTTGCATGAAGTAATTTTGCCATAGTTAGAGAACAATTCACAAAGCTGGTCATCCCCAATGCTATCATCCAAATTCTTCATGTATAAGTTCAGTCCTTGATATTTGTCAGCAGCATCTTTCATGCTTTGCTCAAATCTTCTCTTCaattcaatctctctttctGACTTCTTCTGAGCTCTTCCAACATACCATTCTTTGTCATTAATTTTCTTTCCATTAAGTTCCTCAACAGCACGAGCAGCATCATCTGGGCTCTTAAAATTGATGAAACCAAAGCACCTTGATTTACCATCCATGCCAACCATGATAACAGCACTTGTGATGTTCCCATAGGCACCAAAAATTTTGACTAGATCCTCCTTTGTGGTGGACTCAGACAAATTTTTCACAAAAACATTGTTAAACTTTGTCTTGTCAACAgaattctctctctcttgcttgCGGAGAAAAGGTCCAACATAAACAGGCTTATCATTGATCAGCATCCCATTTAGACTTTTTATTGCAGATTgggcagcctctcccttgtcaTACTGAACAAAACCAAAGCCTTTGGATTGGCCCATTTCATCTGTGGCAACCTTACAGGAGAGAATGTTACCAAATGCAGAAAAGGTATCATGGAGAGTTTTGTGGTCTATTGCTTTGTCAAGGTTCTGAAAAAGGCAGTTGAATTGTTTGCATTAGAGATAACCAATAAAAGATGATTGTTTTAGCGTGACAATACACACTAACAAATGAGTAAATGACCTAGTACCTTGATGAAAATGTTAGCAGATCCACTTCTGCGACTGCTTGGGTCACGGTTTGAGTACATTACCCGAATGGGTTTGCCATTCAGAGGAGCAAAGTTGAGCAGCTCCAGTGCTCTTGCAGCTGTCAAATGGAACAGCTTATCAGTTCAGAAGCCCAATTTACATTAAAATCATTAAGGGAATTAGACCAGTAGCATAACTGCAAAAGACAATGATAACAACATGGTGGAGGACATATTTAAGCCAGAACAATTGCATTATTGAAAAGCATTCCAAATTTGTCCATTAAATGCCATGTGCAACATTCACATGAAGGATGCAAAGCACCTAGTGCAACTCTCTAAGATGGATATTCTGATTGCCCAAATTTAAGTCTCTATTGAGGACAGTTCTACATTCCTATGGAAACCATCCAACAGATAATGACTAATCTAAACAATAGTTCAATAACAGCCAGCAGCCATCTATATAGGACATCACAACAGATATATGCTATAAATTCCCAGAAATCAGCATGCCATAAATTATTTCAGTGTTCGGCACACTCATGCTCCTATAGcctaaaaaaaatccacaaatCAGACCATCAATTCAATGTAAGACATTATGTCTTATCTACAGACAGGTCCAATGCATACACAAGTACGTCATGGTGTATAAGGTAGCCACATAGTGTGGTGGGTGTCCAAGGTTGGCTAGACGTAATGTTGGTGGGATTTTTTTGGACTGATGCGTGATTGCATGCTACTTATTTACCAACAAAAGTGGTAGAGCAATTACAGTTGAGATAGATACAGCCAAGTGaaaatcacttaaatgatcagTATCAATCTACCCAGAAAatttcctcctcctcgatcatGGAGAAAGAGTAGTTCGTTGACCACAACCTCATTTCTGATCCATACATGTTATAGTGGATATTGTAATTTAAAAGGTGGCAACCCAATGAGTTGCATTACCTTTTACTTCTTATGTTCAAAAGGATAATCAACTACAATCATGTTGATAAACTTGAAGAGCCACAAGTAGGGAAAGGATCAATCCAAGCAACAACACGAGGACACCAACTTGAATTAACCCCACAAAACCACACCATGCCGATGATTTTTCCCCGATTAACCAGTGTTCACCTACTAGTGAGGCGGTCAACTAGACTGGGACATGTTGCGGGCGACGAGATTATTCGCTGGCTAGGCAGCCATCCCAGCGAACGCAGCTAATATCCCACTTTCATTAAGGACAAACTACAGAGTTCAACCATCGCATCGATGATTTAGCGGGCTATTAAGCTACCATTATGGAGAATCAATAAAATTTCCTTTCTAGGAATAGCTAGCGCGCGCCATAATCCGCAATATTCAGACACATTAAATGCAAACAGCAATGCACCATAGTAAAGGCCTCATGTGAGTCAACTACGTAAACATCGACCGATTGCTTcactatatacctagaatcctAGATATCACACACAAAACTCAACACCCACCCATGTTCACCAGTTAACAGATAGCACCGGATCAAAGATTGGGTCCCTGACACATGGTTCCACAATTCAACAATATAGAATCCCCAATCAATCCGTGCAGCCGAAATGTGAAAATAGCGATCAATCCGTGCAGTCCGCGCAGCAGAAATGGAATAGGGCCATAGGGGGGGCGATGAGGAGAGGAGATCGCGATATaccatccacggggttgttgaaGTTGACGTAGGCGTAGCCGAGCGAGCGGCGCGAGCTGATGTCCCTGCAGACGCGCACCGACATCACCTGCCCCGCCTGGCTGAAGAGCTCGTACAGCTGCGAGTCCGTGACCGACGCCTCCAGGTCGCCCACGTACAGCGACTGCGCCCCGCCGCCCccgaggcccacggcgacgccgacccctcccgccgccgccgccgcggtgacaGCCCCCGGAGAGCCCCcgttcaccgccaccgccgccatttgcgccgccatcgcccaccGATCCCTCGACCTCGCTCCCTCacccttctctctttttcaatttttttccgcgaaacaaaaaaaaaaatctgctctAAACCCTAGCTGATGGATTGGTATATAGCTCGGCACGGGCAGATCTCGCGGAGTTTTGGgggaaattttttttctcttttttcttttggtgtgatactagaaattttttttttttgggagtagTTTTTGGTTGCGGGATACAAGAGGCCGTAGGCGGAGAGcacgcggcggaggcgagactcTCTCAACGGTGGGCGAGGCCGACGGGGGAAGGCGTTGCTTTTATCAGCCCACCACCcgtgggagggaggaggacggAGATGCCAGCTACGCGCCTACGCTAGGGTTTACGCGCGCCCCGCTCGCCTGGACCCGGTGTTTGGTGCGCCACGGGAGCGGGTGGCCGCCTGGTCTACACGGGGAGCACCAAGACCGGGTCCACGTATCCTACCGctcgcccgtggttttttctcttgCGTGAGAGCATTCCTGTCTCGGTGGATGGGTTGGGGTTGGACCGTTCGACTCGGTCGTCGTCGTTCGTAGGGAGGAGTGCTTCGGGTTCTGTGCAAATTGGTCTCGAGGCCTGACGTGTGTTGCGTCTTGACCGCTTCGTTGGGTTGGGCCAACGTTCTCGAAGGGCCGGGCCTTTTGGGAGAATTGAACGTGTTTTTTTCTAACCATTTTATTAGGGCAACAACaatatatataacaaaattaGTCCATATAGATGGGACCCGGAAATGCTACTGAGCGAGCTCGCCCAAGGCGATCATATTCgggccctcctctccacctggttttcttttttagcaccgcattactttcctattttaataaatttatacatctcaagtttacacatctaaagtttagagaccaaaagtttataagtcaaagtttatatatccgattcaaatttaaatttgaattcaaatattttttatatatagtatttctatacatataaagtttatagaactaaagtttataagttaaaagtttatatacccgtttcaaatttgaatttgaattatatctgattcaaatttgaatttgaattcaaatattagtttatagacccaaagttttataagtcaaaagtttacatatccgtttcaaatttgaatttaaattcaaatattttcatatatagtattttctatatataaatttttccaactttgtttttttttattttttttaaaaaaaattatgatgtagtaggaagagaagaaagctAGCAGGAAGGAAAATAGTAGAGTATAGAGAGGGGGGGTGATCGCctggagcgatcacccgcccattagcacCCCCCGATGGGACCCCCTTATATGAACTTTAACTATTGTAACACCCACAATATATATGGATAGCAAATAGTATTATGTGGTGTTTGGGAAAGAGGGACTAACAAAAATTTTAGTCCCTCCCATAAGGACTTATACTTTTGTGAGAGgggctaaagtttagtccctccttcccaaacacCATCTTAGGATGAGTGAAGAGGTAGagacaaataatatattttattctctATGGACAGCCCATATGTTTATGGGTagcttttgttatttctttgtTATGAACTAGTTCCACAATATTGTTAGGTGGCTGAAACAAATATTGTATTGCTTATGGACCACTTTTAAACTATATTGTAGATGCCCTTATTACTATAGTCTATATTATTCTCACATTGTTCAATTATAAACTTTATTATTAAGCTTGGGTGGAAAATTACAAGTAAATTTCTCGTCAACCGAAATAAGGTTTAACAGTTTTCCTCGCAACCAAAAaactataattatttactatatTATTCTCACATTTTCCGAAGATTGAAGAATTTAACTTTCCCTTCTGAGGCTGACCGATCCATATTTTGAACATGCTATTTTTGTTGTTGCTATTGAGCAATATACTACAGGTGACCGGCACTGTGAACAAGAAAACCATGTTGGTTACTGTTCTGCCTCTTGGATACTGCAAAATTTACTTTGATCTTCCGTTGCCAGTGTCATATGTACAAGAACTAAACCTGCTTGACATCAATAGGGGAGGACGTCTTTCTGCACTAACCAAGTACATCAAGAACTGATGAAGAACAGGGGTATAGTACTACAGTATCCGTAAGTTTCtacatcatttttttctcaTCAAGCTTTAActgtgatgaactgatgatagAGTGCCTTGCTTGATATCTTTCTCATCAGATGCCTTGCTTGTCATCTCAAAGGGCCCTACCCCTGTGCAAGAACTGGCGCTTCATTTGGGACAAccaagccccccccccccccccccccgcattCAATTCTTCGCTTGGCTTATTGCTAAGGATCGTCTTCCTACCAAAGCTAACTTACTTAAGAAGAACATTATTCAGACAGCTGGGTGTATTGTCTGCAACCGAGGTATTGAGACGGCGAGTCATCTCTTCCTTCATTGTCAATTTGCCCAAGACTTTTGGCGAGCCTTACGCATATCTGTCGTTTCGGATGTACATGATCTTGCTGACCTTGCCGTCCCCTGTCATTTGCCTGCCAAACACTTCAGAATTTTCTTCCTGCTTTGTTTTTAGGGGCTTTGGAATCATAGACATGATGTTGTGTTCCGGGGTCTTCCCAATTCTCAGACTAGGTTAGTTGTCAAATGTATTGAAGATGCTACTCTGTGGGCTGAGCGTCTTCGCAGGGAAGACAGATCGGTAGTTACCGATTGGAAAaatcttctctcttcctctatTCGTTCTCTCTAATTATGTAATCTCTATGTGATATAACCTTCCTTTTTACTCAATATAATTCAGGTGGGGAATCTCTTTCCCCCGGtgttatttcaaaaaaaaaaagaagattggCGCTCTTTGCGTCCAAGTCTTGAAGATGCGTGCCCATACCAGATCATTCCTACTACAGCTATGACCATCCCAAGCGCAACTTGAAAATTCATGTCTTAGCACAAGGATAGTCTTCATGTGTCCCAGAACTTGAAATGAGACGGCTGTGAATCTTCTAATGCATATTTACTGGCTTATCCCAAGTTCGAAGTTCCCAACTATGTAAAACAGTGAAAATATTTATGCTAAGCGTAAAACAACTGCTGCTGAACAGATCACATTGCTTGCTTCCACAACCTTGACTGTTTACATGGTTAAGAGCCATCCATGCTGACCTTTTGAAATTAGGAATTTTAGCTTCATACAATTTTAGGTGACAATTTGATTTCTGTGAGGTAATAGGATGCATAATTTAAGCATTCACTACtgaaatttatatttttcttgcatTTGGGTCTAAGAAATATATAGGTTCCCCATATTTCACTTCTATATTTAAAAGTATTTAAGTATTTCAGCTGGAAGGCATGTAAAACAGGATAGGATAGGTGAAACAGtacttccattttttttcagatggaGTGCGAGAGATTTTAAAGTAAATTAGTTATTCAGGATGAATAACACTTACCATCACCACCACATTATAATCAAAAGCATCAATTCTGCTGTTGGTCATCCAAAAGTCCACAAAATGTCCAAATACTAGCAATGAAACCCAGTTGTTGCCTACCACGTCTTCGGGTCTTGGACAAAAGTTACACCTACGCCCATCCTCATTAGGCCAGGTATTCACGGATACCCAAATCCTTGGgcaaattgccatccctacttTGGTCCAAAGACATGCTCTTTTGTCATTAAAGTTTAAGactcataaaaaaaagaacacaatgAAATTAAAGCACATGAATGGCCCGGATTAAAAGGGTAAACCATATTAGGGTacccacaatggttatttataggctctctacaagagatacatgtcaacatatttttctacttggaagagattaaatgaagagagagagcaaagctatctactaacctggagatagtctatagagaaaaacgaggcaatggattagagagctatagatacccatgtagacatactattaaagtggtttattattaatctagtctattgatgagatgtacatgttttatagatagcaccttactttaccattgcgggtgctcttagagcaggtacaatagcaggctataagccagctgcaaacatattttaaggagataaataaggtgagagaagagcagcgggctacagatttgtagccagctgtagcacgggctccaagacgcaatgtgtgtatgacaggtgggaccagatattaatagtatagtatgtaactattgtatgaatgagctactagattggctatagataaattagagctagtggttggctatactattaaacttgctcttagcaaGGAGGGTTCACATCCTCTACCATTACAAGCACTGATGTATGGGGGCAATTAGAGGTTGGGACCCGCGTACCAGTGACTGTAATGATAGTAACATTATGGTAGAGGATCCTTATCCTAGCAAGGGGTATTTCCCTCCGTAGAAAAATTGAACCGGATCCAACCCATCCTATCCGCATGACCACGATCTCGATGGATTGATCGCTCCATCGTCAGCCTGTATCAAGCCACATCTCATCGACATGCCGATAACCCCCTTCATCTGCTAGTCATGATGCCCCGGATTCCTTCGCCCCGCCCCTTCCATGCTTATTCGGTTCATAGGATTTTCAAATGAAAGGAATAGGAAAAGGTAAAGAgttagggcaagtactataatgCTTCATATGTTGCCCCTACAAGTGCCACATTGGATTGagtgatgaggtggaggagaaaagTGAAGAAAGAGATGATGAGCCACCCCTAAATCAAGAAGCAAactccacacaaattttaaaaaggatatgagagtattaaatatattggTATTTGTGAACTAGAGGTGATACATTGTATGGGTTGCCTCTTGCTTCATGAgtgaataaaatagataaatttgGAGGTAGTAGTCACATCTACCATAGCACTTGCCCTTAAGATGTCAAATGTACACAGAGGTGGTTGGCATTTATAGCACCTACTTGTCACAAttgattttggacatatttacCGTAAACCACGACAAAAGTATTGATGTTGCCGATTGCTTTGGTTAGAATTAGGGTGTgcttagttcgcgaaaagaaaatttttgggtgtcacatcggacgtttgaccggatgtcggaaggggtttttagacacgaatgaaaaaaagcTAATTTAATAACTCGCCTAGAAACCGCGGGACGagtttattaagcttaattaatccgtcattagtacatatgggttactatagcacttatggctaaccATGTACTAATTAGACACAAAAGATTTGCTTCGTGATTTTCATGCAAAaggtgtaattagttatttttatctatatttaatgctttatgtatatatctaaatattcgatgtaattttttgggaaaaaaaatttaggaactaaaccaggtcTGTTTGAGAGAGACATCCAAGAGACTTACTCAGAAGAGattttttgtaattcttttcggTACTCCGTAAGATCGTAGAAATAAATGTGGATTTTTATACAGAA
This window of the Oryza sativa Japonica Group chromosome 4, ASM3414082v1 genome carries:
- the LOC4336331 gene encoding polyadenylate-binding protein 2, yielding MAAQMAAVAVNGGSPGAVTAAAAAGGVGVAVGLGGGGAQSLYVGDLEASVTDSQLYELFSQAGQVMSVRVCRDISSRRSLGYAYVNFNNPVDAARALELLNFAPLNGKPIRVMYSNRDPSSRRSGSANIFIKNLDKAIDHKTLHDTFSAFGNILSCKVATDEMGQSKGFGFVQYDKGEAAQSAIKSLNGMLINDKPVYVGPFLRKQERENSVDKTKFNNVFVKNLSESTTKEDLVKIFGAYGNITSAVIMVGMDGKSRCFGFINFKSPDDAARAVEELNGKKINDKEWYVGRAQKKSEREIELKRRFEQSMKDAADKYQGLNLYMKNLDDSIGDDQLCELFSNYGKITSCKIMRDANGVSKGSGFVAFSTREEASQALTEMNGKMISGKPLYVAFAQRKEDRKAMLQAQFSQVRPVPMTPSMAPRLPMYPPMAPLGQQLFYGQAPPAIMPPQPGFGFQQQLVPGMRPGGAHMPNYFVPVVQQGQQGPRPGIRRSGAGSAQGQQSAQPFQQQMLPRGRVYRYPPAHNMPDVPPMPGVAGGMIQSYDMGGFPVRDAGLSPAPIGTLTSALANANPEQQRTILGESLYPLVELLEQNHAAKVTGMLLEMDQTEVLHLLESPEALKSKVAEAMDVLRNVAQQHNANTPTSQLAALSLGDAIIS